Proteins from one Dromiciops gliroides isolate mDroGli1 chromosome 6, mDroGli1.pri, whole genome shotgun sequence genomic window:
- the CPSF7 gene encoding cleavage and polyadenylation specificity factor subunit 7 isoform X4, whose amino-acid sequence MSEGVDLIDIYADEEFNQDPEFSNADQIDLYDDVLAASSQPSDDRSSSAEPPPPIRQEQSPKPNSKSPAILYTYSGLRNKRAAVYVGSFSWWTTDQQLIQIIRSVGVYDVVELKFAENRANGQSKGYAEVVVASENSVHKLLELLPGKILNGEKVDVRLATRQNLSQFEAQARKRVPPRAHSRDSSDSADGRATPTENLVPPPPRVDKPPSVLPYFSRPPSALPLMGLPPPPIPPPPPLSSGFGVPPPPPGIHYQHLMPPPPRLPPHLAVPPPGAIPPALHLNPAFFPPPNAAVGPPPDAYIKASAPYNHHGSRELGPPPPTVCETEFEEIMNRNRAISSSAISKAVSGASAGDYSDAIETLLTAIAVIKQSRVANDERCRVLISSLKDCLHGIEAKSYSVGASGSSSRKRHRSRERSPSRSRESSRRHRDLLHNEDRHEDYFQERNREHERHRDRERDRHH is encoded by the exons GACCCAGAGTTCAGCAATGCCGATCAGATCGACCTGTACGATGATGTACTGGCCGCCAGCTCACAGCCATCTGATGACCGAAGCAGCAGTGCCGAGCCACCGCCTCCCATCCGGCAGGAGCAGTCTCCCAAGCCCAACAGCAAGTCGCCGGCCATCCTCTACACCTACAGTGGACTGCGCAATAAGCGAGCCGCAGTCTACGTGGGCAGCTTCTCCTGG TGGACAACAGACCAACAGCTGATCCAAATCATCCGTTCTGTGGGGGTCTATGATGTTGTGGAGCTAAAGTTTGCAGAGAATCGAGCCAATGGCCAGTCCAAAGG GTATGCCGAGGTGGTGGTGGCCTCTGAGAACTCTGTCCACAAACTGTTGGAGCTCCTGCCAGGCAAGATTCTTAATGGGGAGAAGGTGGATGTGAGGCTGGCCACCCGGCAGAACCTGTCCCAGTTTGAGGCGCAGGCTCGGAAAC GGGTACCGCCACGCGCCCACTCCCGAGATTCTAGTGATTCTGCTGATGGACGGGCCACCCCCACTGAGAACCTTGTGCCCCCACCCCCCCGCGTGGACAAGCCCCCCAGTGTGCTGCCCTACTTCAGCCGCCCTCCCTCAGCTCTTCCCCTGATGGGTCTGCCCCCACcacccatcccacccccaccccctctctcctcGGGCTTTGGGgtcccacctccacctcctggtATCCATTACCAGCATCTCATGCCCCCACCTCCCCGACTGCCTCCCCACCTGGCTGTGCCTCCCCCGGGGGCCATCCCACCTGCCCTGCACCTCAACCCcgccttcttccccccaccaaatGCTGCAGTGGGGCCTCCTCCAGATGCTTACATCAAGGCCTCTGCACCCTATAACCACCATGGCAG CCGAGAACTGGGCCCCCCGCCCCCGACGGTGTGCGAAACCGAGTTCGAGGAGATCATGAATCGGAACAGAGCTATCTCCAGCAGTGCCATTTCCAAAGCTGTCTCTGGGGCCAGTGCAG GGGATTATAGTGACGCTATTGAGACGCTCCTCACAGCCATTGCTGTCATCAAACAATCGCGGGTCGCCAACGACGAACGTTGCCGTGTGCTCATCTCCTCCCTTAAGGACTGTCTTCACGGCATCGAAGCCAAGTCCTACAGCGTGGGTGCCAGCGGGAGCTCTTCCAG GAAAAGACACCGGTCCCGTGAGCGATCACCTAGCCGGTCCCGTGAGAGCAGCCGGAGGCACCGGGATCTGCTCCATAATGAGGATAGGCACGAGGATTATTTTCAAGAAAGGAATCGGGAGCATGAGAGACACCGGGACAGAGAAAGGGACCGGCACCACTGA
- the CPSF7 gene encoding cleavage and polyadenylation specificity factor subunit 7 isoform X2 encodes MSEGVDLIDIYADEEFNQDPEFSNADQIDLYDDVLAASSQPSDDRSSSAEPPPPIRQEQSPKPNSKSPAILYTYSGLRNKRAAVYVGSFSWWTTDQQLIQIIRSVGVYDVVELKFAENRANGQSKGYAEVVVASENSVHKLLELLPGKILNGEKVDVRLATRQNLSQFEAQARKRVPPRAHSRDSSDSADGRATPTENLVPPPPRVDKPPSVLPYFSRPPSALPLMGLPPPPIPPPPPLSSGFGVPPPPPGIHYQHLMPPPPRLPPHLAVPPPGAIPPALHLNPAFFPPPNAAVGPPPDAYIKASAPYNHHGRSKCHGRSGMVLSPCSRELGPPPPTVCETEFEEIMNRNRAISSSAISKAVSGASAGDYSDAIETLLTAIAVIKQSRVANDERCRVLISSLKDCLHGIEAKSYSVGASGSSSRKRHRSRERSPSRSRESSRRHRDLLHNEDRHEDYFQERNREHERHRDRERDRHH; translated from the exons GACCCAGAGTTCAGCAATGCCGATCAGATCGACCTGTACGATGATGTACTGGCCGCCAGCTCACAGCCATCTGATGACCGAAGCAGCAGTGCCGAGCCACCGCCTCCCATCCGGCAGGAGCAGTCTCCCAAGCCCAACAGCAAGTCGCCGGCCATCCTCTACACCTACAGTGGACTGCGCAATAAGCGAGCCGCAGTCTACGTGGGCAGCTTCTCCTGG TGGACAACAGACCAACAGCTGATCCAAATCATCCGTTCTGTGGGGGTCTATGATGTTGTGGAGCTAAAGTTTGCAGAGAATCGAGCCAATGGCCAGTCCAAAGG GTATGCCGAGGTGGTGGTGGCCTCTGAGAACTCTGTCCACAAACTGTTGGAGCTCCTGCCAGGCAAGATTCTTAATGGGGAGAAGGTGGATGTGAGGCTGGCCACCCGGCAGAACCTGTCCCAGTTTGAGGCGCAGGCTCGGAAAC GGGTACCGCCACGCGCCCACTCCCGAGATTCTAGTGATTCTGCTGATGGACGGGCCACCCCCACTGAGAACCTTGTGCCCCCACCCCCCCGCGTGGACAAGCCCCCCAGTGTGCTGCCCTACTTCAGCCGCCCTCCCTCAGCTCTTCCCCTGATGGGTCTGCCCCCACcacccatcccacccccaccccctctctcctcGGGCTTTGGGgtcccacctccacctcctggtATCCATTACCAGCATCTCATGCCCCCACCTCCCCGACTGCCTCCCCACCTGGCTGTGCCTCCCCCGGGGGCCATCCCACCTGCCCTGCACCTCAACCCcgccttcttccccccaccaaatGCTGCAGTGGGGCCTCCTCCAGATGCTTACATCAAGGCCTCTGCACCCTATAACCACCATGGCAG ATCTAAGTGCCACGGGCGGTCAGGGATGGTGTTGTCTCCGTGCAGCCGAGAACTGGGCCCCCCGCCCCCGACGGTGTGCGAAACCGAGTTCGAGGAGATCATGAATCGGAACAGAGCTATCTCCAGCAGTGCCATTTCCAAAGCTGTCTCTGGGGCCAGTGCAG GGGATTATAGTGACGCTATTGAGACGCTCCTCACAGCCATTGCTGTCATCAAACAATCGCGGGTCGCCAACGACGAACGTTGCCGTGTGCTCATCTCCTCCCTTAAGGACTGTCTTCACGGCATCGAAGCCAAGTCCTACAGCGTGGGTGCCAGCGGGAGCTCTTCCAG GAAAAGACACCGGTCCCGTGAGCGATCACCTAGCCGGTCCCGTGAGAGCAGCCGGAGGCACCGGGATCTGCTCCATAATGAGGATAGGCACGAGGATTATTTTCAAGAAAGGAATCGGGAGCATGAGAGACACCGGGACAGAGAAAGGGACCGGCACCACTGA
- the CPSF7 gene encoding cleavage and polyadenylation specificity factor subunit 7 isoform X1: MSEGVDLIDIYADEEFNQDPEFSNADQIDLYDDVLAASSQPSDDRSSSAEPPPPIRQEQSPKPNSKSPAILYTYSGLRNKRAAVYVGSFSWWTTDQQLIQIIRSVGVYDVVELKFAENRANGQSKGYAEVVVASENSVHKLLELLPGKILNGEKVDVRLATRQNLSQFEAQARKRECVRVPRGGVPPRAHSRDSSDSADGRATPTENLVPPPPRVDKPPSVLPYFSRPPSALPLMGLPPPPIPPPPPLSSGFGVPPPPPGIHYQHLMPPPPRLPPHLAVPPPGAIPPALHLNPAFFPPPNAAVGPPPDAYIKASAPYNHHGRSKCHGRSGMVLSPCSRELGPPPPTVCETEFEEIMNRNRAISSSAISKAVSGASAGDYSDAIETLLTAIAVIKQSRVANDERCRVLISSLKDCLHGIEAKSYSVGASGSSSRKRHRSRERSPSRSRESSRRHRDLLHNEDRHEDYFQERNREHERHRDRERDRHH; this comes from the exons GACCCAGAGTTCAGCAATGCCGATCAGATCGACCTGTACGATGATGTACTGGCCGCCAGCTCACAGCCATCTGATGACCGAAGCAGCAGTGCCGAGCCACCGCCTCCCATCCGGCAGGAGCAGTCTCCCAAGCCCAACAGCAAGTCGCCGGCCATCCTCTACACCTACAGTGGACTGCGCAATAAGCGAGCCGCAGTCTACGTGGGCAGCTTCTCCTGG TGGACAACAGACCAACAGCTGATCCAAATCATCCGTTCTGTGGGGGTCTATGATGTTGTGGAGCTAAAGTTTGCAGAGAATCGAGCCAATGGCCAGTCCAAAGG GTATGCCGAGGTGGTGGTGGCCTCTGAGAACTCTGTCCACAAACTGTTGGAGCTCCTGCCAGGCAAGATTCTTAATGGGGAGAAGGTGGATGTGAGGCTGGCCACCCGGCAGAACCTGTCCCAGTTTGAGGCGCAGGCTCGGAAACGTGAGTGCGTCCGAGTCCCAAGAGGGG GGGTACCGCCACGCGCCCACTCCCGAGATTCTAGTGATTCTGCTGATGGACGGGCCACCCCCACTGAGAACCTTGTGCCCCCACCCCCCCGCGTGGACAAGCCCCCCAGTGTGCTGCCCTACTTCAGCCGCCCTCCCTCAGCTCTTCCCCTGATGGGTCTGCCCCCACcacccatcccacccccaccccctctctcctcGGGCTTTGGGgtcccacctccacctcctggtATCCATTACCAGCATCTCATGCCCCCACCTCCCCGACTGCCTCCCCACCTGGCTGTGCCTCCCCCGGGGGCCATCCCACCTGCCCTGCACCTCAACCCcgccttcttccccccaccaaatGCTGCAGTGGGGCCTCCTCCAGATGCTTACATCAAGGCCTCTGCACCCTATAACCACCATGGCAG ATCTAAGTGCCACGGGCGGTCAGGGATGGTGTTGTCTCCGTGCAGCCGAGAACTGGGCCCCCCGCCCCCGACGGTGTGCGAAACCGAGTTCGAGGAGATCATGAATCGGAACAGAGCTATCTCCAGCAGTGCCATTTCCAAAGCTGTCTCTGGGGCCAGTGCAG GGGATTATAGTGACGCTATTGAGACGCTCCTCACAGCCATTGCTGTCATCAAACAATCGCGGGTCGCCAACGACGAACGTTGCCGTGTGCTCATCTCCTCCCTTAAGGACTGTCTTCACGGCATCGAAGCCAAGTCCTACAGCGTGGGTGCCAGCGGGAGCTCTTCCAG GAAAAGACACCGGTCCCGTGAGCGATCACCTAGCCGGTCCCGTGAGAGCAGCCGGAGGCACCGGGATCTGCTCCATAATGAGGATAGGCACGAGGATTATTTTCAAGAAAGGAATCGGGAGCATGAGAGACACCGGGACAGAGAAAGGGACCGGCACCACTGA
- the CPSF7 gene encoding cleavage and polyadenylation specificity factor subunit 7 isoform X5, which translates to MSEGVDLIDIYADEEFNQDPEFSNADQIDLYDDVLAASSQPSDDRSSSAEPPPPIRQEQSPKPNSKSPAILYTYSGLRNKRAAVYVGSFSWWTTDQQLIQIIRSVGVYDVVELKFAENRANGQSKGYAEVVVASENSVHKLLELLPGKILNGEKVDVRLATRQNLSQFEAQARKRECVRVPRGGVPPRAHSRDSSDSADGRATPTENLVPPPPRVDKPPSVLPYFSRPPSALPLMGLPPPPIPPPPPLSSGFGVPPPPPGIHYQHLMPPPPRLPPHLAVPPPGAIPPALHLNPAFFPPPNAAVGPPPDAYIKASAPYNHHGRSKCHGRSGMVLSPCSRELGPPPPTVCETEFEEIMNRNRAISSSAISKAVSGASAGLGLWAKLTTWDAKKNVGLETLASSFQGWSFPHLGP; encoded by the exons GACCCAGAGTTCAGCAATGCCGATCAGATCGACCTGTACGATGATGTACTGGCCGCCAGCTCACAGCCATCTGATGACCGAAGCAGCAGTGCCGAGCCACCGCCTCCCATCCGGCAGGAGCAGTCTCCCAAGCCCAACAGCAAGTCGCCGGCCATCCTCTACACCTACAGTGGACTGCGCAATAAGCGAGCCGCAGTCTACGTGGGCAGCTTCTCCTGG TGGACAACAGACCAACAGCTGATCCAAATCATCCGTTCTGTGGGGGTCTATGATGTTGTGGAGCTAAAGTTTGCAGAGAATCGAGCCAATGGCCAGTCCAAAGG GTATGCCGAGGTGGTGGTGGCCTCTGAGAACTCTGTCCACAAACTGTTGGAGCTCCTGCCAGGCAAGATTCTTAATGGGGAGAAGGTGGATGTGAGGCTGGCCACCCGGCAGAACCTGTCCCAGTTTGAGGCGCAGGCTCGGAAACGTGAGTGCGTCCGAGTCCCAAGAGGGG GGGTACCGCCACGCGCCCACTCCCGAGATTCTAGTGATTCTGCTGATGGACGGGCCACCCCCACTGAGAACCTTGTGCCCCCACCCCCCCGCGTGGACAAGCCCCCCAGTGTGCTGCCCTACTTCAGCCGCCCTCCCTCAGCTCTTCCCCTGATGGGTCTGCCCCCACcacccatcccacccccaccccctctctcctcGGGCTTTGGGgtcccacctccacctcctggtATCCATTACCAGCATCTCATGCCCCCACCTCCCCGACTGCCTCCCCACCTGGCTGTGCCTCCCCCGGGGGCCATCCCACCTGCCCTGCACCTCAACCCcgccttcttccccccaccaaatGCTGCAGTGGGGCCTCCTCCAGATGCTTACATCAAGGCCTCTGCACCCTATAACCACCATGGCAG ATCTAAGTGCCACGGGCGGTCAGGGATGGTGTTGTCTCCGTGCAGCCGAGAACTGGGCCCCCCGCCCCCGACGGTGTGCGAAACCGAGTTCGAGGAGATCATGAATCGGAACAGAGCTATCTCCAGCAGTGCCATTTCCAAAGCTGTCTCTGGGGCCAGTGCAG GTCTAGGGCTTTGGGCAAAATTGACAACCTGGGATGCCAAGAAGAACGTTGGGCTGGAAACATTAGCATCATCCTTCCAAGGATGGTCTTTTCCTCATCTTGGGCCATGA
- the CPSF7 gene encoding cleavage and polyadenylation specificity factor subunit 7 isoform X6 — protein MSEGVDLIDIYADEEFNQDPEFSNADQIDLYDDVLAASSQPSDDRSSSAEPPPPIRQEQSPKPNSKSPAILYTYSGLRNKRAAVYVGSFSWWTTDQQLIQIIRSVGVYDVVELKFAENRANGQSKGYAEVVVASENSVHKLLELLPGKILNGEKVDVRLATRQNLSQFEAQARKRECVRVPRGGVPPRAHSRDSSDSADGRATPTENLVPPPPRVDKPPSVLPYFSRPPSALPLMGLPPPPIPPPPPLSSGFGVPPPPPGIHYQHLMPPPPRLPPHLAVPPPGAIPPALHLNPAFFPPPNAAVGPPPDAYIKASAPYNHHGRSKCHGRSGMVLSPCSRELGPPPPTVCETEFEEIMNRNRAISSSAISKAVSGASAGVWLEVNVFFNGLASPHLDQD, from the exons GACCCAGAGTTCAGCAATGCCGATCAGATCGACCTGTACGATGATGTACTGGCCGCCAGCTCACAGCCATCTGATGACCGAAGCAGCAGTGCCGAGCCACCGCCTCCCATCCGGCAGGAGCAGTCTCCCAAGCCCAACAGCAAGTCGCCGGCCATCCTCTACACCTACAGTGGACTGCGCAATAAGCGAGCCGCAGTCTACGTGGGCAGCTTCTCCTGG TGGACAACAGACCAACAGCTGATCCAAATCATCCGTTCTGTGGGGGTCTATGATGTTGTGGAGCTAAAGTTTGCAGAGAATCGAGCCAATGGCCAGTCCAAAGG GTATGCCGAGGTGGTGGTGGCCTCTGAGAACTCTGTCCACAAACTGTTGGAGCTCCTGCCAGGCAAGATTCTTAATGGGGAGAAGGTGGATGTGAGGCTGGCCACCCGGCAGAACCTGTCCCAGTTTGAGGCGCAGGCTCGGAAACGTGAGTGCGTCCGAGTCCCAAGAGGGG GGGTACCGCCACGCGCCCACTCCCGAGATTCTAGTGATTCTGCTGATGGACGGGCCACCCCCACTGAGAACCTTGTGCCCCCACCCCCCCGCGTGGACAAGCCCCCCAGTGTGCTGCCCTACTTCAGCCGCCCTCCCTCAGCTCTTCCCCTGATGGGTCTGCCCCCACcacccatcccacccccaccccctctctcctcGGGCTTTGGGgtcccacctccacctcctggtATCCATTACCAGCATCTCATGCCCCCACCTCCCCGACTGCCTCCCCACCTGGCTGTGCCTCCCCCGGGGGCCATCCCACCTGCCCTGCACCTCAACCCcgccttcttccccccaccaaatGCTGCAGTGGGGCCTCCTCCAGATGCTTACATCAAGGCCTCTGCACCCTATAACCACCATGGCAG ATCTAAGTGCCACGGGCGGTCAGGGATGGTGTTGTCTCCGTGCAGCCGAGAACTGGGCCCCCCGCCCCCGACGGTGTGCGAAACCGAGTTCGAGGAGATCATGAATCGGAACAGAGCTATCTCCAGCAGTGCCATTTCCAAAGCTGTCTCTGGGGCCAGTGCAG GAGTCTGGTTGgaagtaaatgttttttttaatggacttgCATCTCCTCACCTCGATCAGGACTAA
- the CPSF7 gene encoding cleavage and polyadenylation specificity factor subunit 7 isoform X3, whose amino-acid sequence MSEGVDLIDIYADEEFNQDPEFSNADQIDLYDDVLAASSQPSDDRSSSAEPPPPIRQEQSPKPNSKSPAILYTYSGLRNKRAAVYVGSFSWWTTDQQLIQIIRSVGVYDVVELKFAENRANGQSKGYAEVVVASENSVHKLLELLPGKILNGEKVDVRLATRQNLSQFEAQARKRECVRVPRGGVPPRAHSRDSSDSADGRATPTENLVPPPPRVDKPPSVLPYFSRPPSALPLMGLPPPPIPPPPPLSSGFGVPPPPPGIHYQHLMPPPPRLPPHLAVPPPGAIPPALHLNPAFFPPPNAAVGPPPDAYIKASAPYNHHGSRELGPPPPTVCETEFEEIMNRNRAISSSAISKAVSGASAGDYSDAIETLLTAIAVIKQSRVANDERCRVLISSLKDCLHGIEAKSYSVGASGSSSRKRHRSRERSPSRSRESSRRHRDLLHNEDRHEDYFQERNREHERHRDRERDRHH is encoded by the exons GACCCAGAGTTCAGCAATGCCGATCAGATCGACCTGTACGATGATGTACTGGCCGCCAGCTCACAGCCATCTGATGACCGAAGCAGCAGTGCCGAGCCACCGCCTCCCATCCGGCAGGAGCAGTCTCCCAAGCCCAACAGCAAGTCGCCGGCCATCCTCTACACCTACAGTGGACTGCGCAATAAGCGAGCCGCAGTCTACGTGGGCAGCTTCTCCTGG TGGACAACAGACCAACAGCTGATCCAAATCATCCGTTCTGTGGGGGTCTATGATGTTGTGGAGCTAAAGTTTGCAGAGAATCGAGCCAATGGCCAGTCCAAAGG GTATGCCGAGGTGGTGGTGGCCTCTGAGAACTCTGTCCACAAACTGTTGGAGCTCCTGCCAGGCAAGATTCTTAATGGGGAGAAGGTGGATGTGAGGCTGGCCACCCGGCAGAACCTGTCCCAGTTTGAGGCGCAGGCTCGGAAACGTGAGTGCGTCCGAGTCCCAAGAGGGG GGGTACCGCCACGCGCCCACTCCCGAGATTCTAGTGATTCTGCTGATGGACGGGCCACCCCCACTGAGAACCTTGTGCCCCCACCCCCCCGCGTGGACAAGCCCCCCAGTGTGCTGCCCTACTTCAGCCGCCCTCCCTCAGCTCTTCCCCTGATGGGTCTGCCCCCACcacccatcccacccccaccccctctctcctcGGGCTTTGGGgtcccacctccacctcctggtATCCATTACCAGCATCTCATGCCCCCACCTCCCCGACTGCCTCCCCACCTGGCTGTGCCTCCCCCGGGGGCCATCCCACCTGCCCTGCACCTCAACCCcgccttcttccccccaccaaatGCTGCAGTGGGGCCTCCTCCAGATGCTTACATCAAGGCCTCTGCACCCTATAACCACCATGGCAG CCGAGAACTGGGCCCCCCGCCCCCGACGGTGTGCGAAACCGAGTTCGAGGAGATCATGAATCGGAACAGAGCTATCTCCAGCAGTGCCATTTCCAAAGCTGTCTCTGGGGCCAGTGCAG GGGATTATAGTGACGCTATTGAGACGCTCCTCACAGCCATTGCTGTCATCAAACAATCGCGGGTCGCCAACGACGAACGTTGCCGTGTGCTCATCTCCTCCCTTAAGGACTGTCTTCACGGCATCGAAGCCAAGTCCTACAGCGTGGGTGCCAGCGGGAGCTCTTCCAG GAAAAGACACCGGTCCCGTGAGCGATCACCTAGCCGGTCCCGTGAGAGCAGCCGGAGGCACCGGGATCTGCTCCATAATGAGGATAGGCACGAGGATTATTTTCAAGAAAGGAATCGGGAGCATGAGAGACACCGGGACAGAGAAAGGGACCGGCACCACTGA